The following is a genomic window from Daphnia magna isolate NIES linkage group LG4, ASM2063170v1.1, whole genome shotgun sequence.
CCATGCCCACTGGAAAAGCAGATGATGtagcagaattttttgttaatcaaATTCTTCTACGTCACGGAGCTCCAGAGCAAATTATTACGGATCGAGGAAAATGTTTTACCTCCGATCTAACGCAAGCAGTTGTAAAGAAACTGCACACAAATCACAAGACAACTTCAAGTTACCACCCTCAGGCAAATGGAGCGGTGGAAACAATGAATCATACATTGGCAGCTATGCTTTCAATGTACGTCAGCAGTGACCAACGTGATTGGGATCGCACTCTACAATACGTATGCTTTGCATACAACACAGCAAGACAAGAGTCTACGGcgtattcaccattttttctaCTCTACGGCCGTGAACCCAGACTCcctattgatttggaattggACGCTGATCCCaacccattgttgacagaagAAGACGCTGCAATGAGTTATGCAGATCGCCAACAAGCTGACCTAACTGAAGCCAGAGAAATTGTGCAGACAAGAATGGAGCaagtcaaacaaaaacaaaaagaggccTATGATGCTCGTCATCGAGAACTATCTTTCCAGGCAGGTGATCTAGTGCTCATCTACAAGCCATTTCGCAAAGTTGGAAAATCAGAAAAACTTCTTCACCGGTGGTTAGGTCCATACAAAGTGTTGCGACAAACTACACCAGTGAACTACGAAGTAATCTCCGCAACCGGACGGGGAAAATCAGATATTGTTCACGTTGCTCGAATGAAATCATTTCACGAAGCCACTTTGGAATGGGAGTCACCGCAGACATCCATCCCAGATAACACTGAGAGAGCCgcagaaaaagacaaacagaacgatggagaacaacaagaagaagcacaaGACCTACCTGATGCAGTTCACTCACAACCTCTGTCCGAAGAGGAAGTAACAGTACCTGAGGAAATTAACGTGTCACCCGACACAAGTGGTAGTGAAGTGATCACCTCTTCTCCAGACCAGGTCCCTTCAGATGCATCACGAAGACCAATACGAAATAGAAGACCTCCGGCTAGGTATCTTACCTTTCTAGTGccgttcttcatcttcttgctGGCCCCCTCAACAAGCAGTTCACTGATCCTGAGAGAAAACGCTATCTTCAAACAACAAGCCGACGTTGCTTTTAGTGAATCATCGTGGACAATCGTGACTGACCTTGATTTTGGGCCAGTTGACGCGGCCACCGcatatttgaaagaaaaaattctccAACAACAAGAAGTAGCAGAAAGGTGGAAAAATCAAGGATCAAGGCCTCAGCAGATAGCAGCAAAAAGAATcaccagcagaatgcagtctTTCCTAAAAGGAATGGAAAACGCAGCAGATCGATTAACAAACATCAAAAAGGCCCTTAATACAAACCAAAGAAATCCGCGAAGTATCGTCGATGGGGGAGGAACAATCCTCAAATGGCTTTTTGGAGTGTCGACACCAAAAGATTTAGAAGAGCTGaacaatcaaattcaaaatctctCCCAAAATCAGCGAGAAATAATCCACATTGTCGACAAGCAAGCAACAGTCTTAAATGAATCACTGTgggaaacaagaacaaacgcaAAGTTAATAAAAGAGCTACGAGGCTAATACTTAATACTGAGAAACGCCACTATCAacataatggaaaaaataacTGACATGGAAGACTTAGAACTGAGCTACTTCGAATACTTTTTCCAACTGGATGAAACATTTGAAGCAATGAATCAGATCTTGCAGTGGCTACAACAACTGGCTGATAGTCTCGACGTCGGTTTTAGTCTTCTAGCCAACGGGCATTTGGCGCCTCAAATTATTTCTCCAGCTAAATTCAACAAGGTCATCAAAACCATCAATGGTCAATTACCAAGAGGATGGTCTATTTCTAGCAACGAACTTTGGATAGCTTACCGGAGTCTACAGTCTCAGTGGCGGCCATGGAAAATTCATTTCGCCTCTTCATTCATGTTCCTATCTTTGACCACACGCAGCAGTACAAGCTCTTCCAGATTATCAACCTACTGGGAGCAACAGATAATGGAACTCATGGCGTTTTGTTTGGAAATTTACCAGATTACCTTGCCGTGTCAGCAGATCtcgaaacatttttggaactttCTAAAGATGATGTTCAAGATTGTAGCAAGATAGGACGCCCTCTTTGTAAATTCCACACCGGCATCAGTAAAAGAACTGCTAGAAAATCCTGCGCAATAGCTGTGTTCCTGAATGATACACCAAGAATTAATACAcaatgcaaaaagaaattcacGGAATGGCGCGGCCCAGAAGTAATTTACCTTGGAACAAACCAATGGGTTTATTCAGCAACAAAGCCGCATGAAATTGTGTTTTCATGTCCACCTGGTGGCGAGCAGCCACCACTACGAACAGCAACATTGCCTCTAGtaggaatgtttgaaataccttTGGGATGCACCGCTCGTACAGAAGAATGGGTATTCCCAGCTAGCATGGAAGGAAACGTAATGGCACCAAAATTACAAGCAGTTGTCCTACCTTCAGTAAAAATCTTCTCCCAAGATGTAAACATCACGTATATCAAGAAACATCCCTTTGTGGAACTGCCGCGAGAAAACACGTCATCAGTTGACGTCATCAGTCAACTGTTACAACGCAATGCTCAAGCCAGCCTTTCAACAGAAATGACCGGAGAGCAGATTCATAATCTCATCgctgaaacgaaaaaacagaaagaaacatcTTCTATACGCTACCCTTACGAATTGGTATCTGCAATCTCACTTATTGCCTTAGGGTTAATTGCCCTAGCATACAAATTGTATACACTCAGTGTACGCTTGGCCGTACATGAGCGATACGACAACCCTCCCCCCGGAGACCGCGGGAGGGAGGAGCTAGAGATGCAAGAGGCGTAACCATTTTTGTCAtactgaagaaagaaaaaagacatttcCAGTAGAAAAAAGTGTATTGAAAATccatagaaaaatttacatcGCTATTCATTTAATTGATCGTCAATGTTATCCAGTAGAGAAGTTAAGCTACGGGAAAACTCCCGTAGCAAATGGAAATCGTTTGGACTGGGAGTCTCCATGTTGAACGATTCCAAAACATCGTTCCACGTCTGACGCGCGGCCAGACGATTATCCATTTCAGCCTGTGTTACTTCAGTGTAGAAATCAGAACGGTGCGGAGTGGGATGAAAAATGTCCTCATCAGACTCAACCCACCAGAGAAGGCGCGCATGAGTCATACAAAATAACTCGCGATACTTGGCGTAGCCTGAATAAGTACTAAAAGAAAGAGATGCATTTGTTAAAAAGGAAgcaaggaaataaaaaaaaattacttgttaCCTGAAATAATAATCTGCAAACCAGACAGTGCTTACGGGTGGTGAAAAACTCAATCGAGCACCAGTCCGTTGAACTTCCGCAAGaatggtgaagaaaaacacacggTCACTAGGAAGTAAACGGCTGTAACAACTACGATGATTGTCAAACGTTAAGTCGACAAAACGCACAAGAGCGCACTCGAAAATGCGAAGATTGTCCACAACGTCAGAGTAGctaaacatttttctacgGAGGCTGAAAAAACACTATACAAGTATTCTGGAATAGTCATCTTACTTTTATTCTATTGTGATTCCTCTTTTCCGATAATTTGTTATCAATGTTTACTTATTACCGTCGTCATTGCTTAGTTTCATGTTGCGCTATTACCCCTTTTCAGCTGTCtcttaatttctctagaaaATTCTTCGAGTTTTTATGCCGTTTCcaatttcccactttttatcATGTTGTTCCAGTTTTTATGCTAATtctagtacagtcgggtcgcctgtcttaaagaagggggacctgtcgcggagGGACAAGAGCAGAAATGCTTATCTCTTCCTAGAGAAGCTACAGCTGGCGCTGTAATTACGAATATGGAAATTCGTTGTAATGTCATCGGGCATTACTCTTTATTAAgcagaaattttaaaaatagattaaGAAAGTACGTTAAGTTCATGTAACCTTAGGGAAGGGGCGTATTTTCAaggctagtataaaacccactatTTCCTCTCccttctttcttcttattcCGCTAGACCCGTAGCTAGTAAGTAAAAGAgtgttattctttttctcgcaTGTATTTCACTTGTTTGAGTTACAATACATCCCTTTAAAGTCAAGTGCGACAATATACAAGTACTATATAATACTATTTACCGTGCTTTATATAGTATTGTACAAATGTAGGCACTATATAGTACCTGTGTTTAGTTCTTCTATACAATACCTCTTTATAGGTATTATATAAGGATACTATATATAGTTATTATATATAACATAACTATAATACATAGAATAACTGTATAGTTAAGAACTGACAGTTATTCTATAAATTCTTTATATACACATGTAcacaattttaaacaaaataatatttattggTTTTAGATTTCTTACCTTTCACTGCCCTCAGAAGATTTGTTACTCTTTGTAGCTCCAACTCCAAGGAAGTAACTTTCTGGAAATGGAgatattttgtttaaatacaaaatagagGTATTAAATTAATAAGTGTTTAActtattaaaaaatgaaaatatgaaaaacggaaaacttaagaaaaaagtcggggtgggggaaaggtaacaattcagaggttagcctttccccgacttttttctcgaattctccgttttccaaattttgctcgcagcaaaaaatactgaaatcatggcaaccgtctcgtttttgcagtcaaaacaaacaaaaaaaaagttgcatgctttttttttttttgtattttgcaattaaaaactatgccatctagcgcacataaataatttttattttttgggctaccgggggggtgcctcttttttgtggaggatactgtacttaaAACTACTAAATTAAGATATgttagaaaaatattttggaaaTAACTTATATACACATCTATCAAATTACCTTGTATATGAAGTCACTAAACAATTCACCACACGTGTCAAGTTCGAATTTTGATTCTTTGGGCCTGCTGTCTGCTGTGTATACATACGTATAGTGGTACACGATCGCTTTCCACgatatagagcagtaaaacatcctgcattgcacgttttccacaaatacgaaaatctcatttgtgtccaagttggtctgctgcggctgcagcgtcttatggagaaaccatcttcttcacgttaaaaattaagttttcataactataatttagatttcccccttttcttcctagcagtgggtaccctattcatcttttcatttcccaatatttttttctagctccagttctatctactttatttttattttatttttgtttgtaagttgctcgtctcttttagccgaagaatttcatttgctgccagaaattcgtctgctacaaggggatgaacaacaaaccattcacaaacaatagctaaataaaaataaaccagatagaacaaggacttattttttaacatgaagaagttggtttctccataagacgctgcagccgcagcagaccaacttggacacaattGAGactttcgcatttgtggagaacgtgcaacgtaggatgttttactgctctataccGTGGAAATCGACCCATTCCACGATaataggctcctccccttCTGGGCGGGGCTAGCCATTCCACGATGgttttccacgatataccggTACACGGTACACGGTACGCGTATACGATATACCGCGGCCCCGGTATAGACCAGTTttggatgctgcgttgcaaaatttaaaaaaatccaggggggtttcgattgcagtgggagataggaaaaaagggggtttttgatttatttaccctagtaatacttttccaattcagaaaatgttctagaatactacactttaagacattctgcgtcttctccagtctttataaataattaatcatccctagtttatccattatccccatatccacatttgaatcacccatgtttacatattttcttgacactagaaacgcaaaaaatactaaacagcatccctagccttttacttgaattaattttcatggataaactagggatgattaattatttataaagactggagaagacgcagaatgtcttaaagtgtagtattctagaacatttcctggattggaaaagtattactacctagccttttacttgaattaattttcatggataaactagggatgattaattatttataaagactggagaagacgcagaatgtcttaaagtgtagtattctagaaaattcctgaattggaaaagtattactagggtaaataaatcaaaaaccccttttttccaatctccccctgcaatcgaaacccccctggattttttaaaattttgcaacgcagcatccgaaactggtctatagggatgggccaggataaaatgcggacgcagaccgcggactgcggacaggagaaactgtggactttcacctgcggactggcccaaaatttttgacagcagtccgcagtttctccacaGGGTAGCTGTCCGCAGTCCACGTATTATACGGGGATACAGCATTCCATATACACATGTCTATGCGTTGGTAAATGGTAAGGCAGAAAATTGGTAAGTAAAGTCTTCATTTCATAATagtatttaacattaaaatttcataatatatatagcagccaaatttgacttgtttttacaGGACAAGACAGATCAACCTTATTTTTGTCATGCATTGGCTGTTGTTTGATAActgttgctttttaaaaatatttttgcatgcaacaattccaatgaataaaaataaaaatgcgcaCAGCTCTTAGCAGctgattattttatttatttttttcctataggccaaatccattatattttcttttcttttatgcacaactaagaatttgaattagacaACCGTAGCGCAGTTAAGTCGTCCTTCACAAGGCGGCAATGTGGTACCAAACTTTGCAAAGAATGGTACCACAAGGAATGTCTTTCAAAAGAACAGCATTATGCCTTTCAGGAGTTTTTAAAAACCCCTTGGAAATACCCCAAATCCTTTTAAGTTTattacatgttttatttgcattgttgTACCAAGAGTTTACCTAGTTAAGAAGTAACCATGTTATATAAACTGTCCTttactttcatattttgaataatgcatatgttgacttttaaatactatttttagtttgaaatttaatatcaGATATGGGGATGGAGTCCGCAGATACCAGTCCGCAGTTTATCCTGTCCGGTCCGCACTTTCAATCGCTCCATGTACGAAAtggtccgcattttatccctaAGTCCACGAAAAATCTGTCAACAAATTTTGGGCaagtccgcaggtgaaagtccgcagtttctcctgtccgcagtccgcggtccgcgtccgcattttatcctggccctatagggattcctctcagcctgaagcaaccagggttctatgactctgatttTAAGATTTTAAGTATATTTTTTTCACGTAAATTCTCACCAAGAAACGATTTTTCTCGATATTTCCCGTTTTCGCGTTTCATCCCACTTTTACTTCAAATATGCCAAAATTTGGTAATTTCCCCGAAGAGAGCGGACATACTGagacaactttttctttccacaGTTGTTAATTATTGTAATTGAAGTGGAAACTCCAAGGCTGTGAAAAGTAATCGATTATGAAAAATATTCTTAAGCTAACCTTAGCTATTATAAAACCAGATGTAGTGAAAGTTCCTTTTACCCTACAGGTATATCACTAAATTTGATTGATAAGATAACCTTAAGCATTATTACACTCAATCTTTCCTTTCAGCAAATCCACAGTAAGATATTAACGGCTGGTTTCTACATAGTTCAAAGCCGTACTGTAAACCTTTCTTGTCAGCAAGTTGAGAATTTTTATACAGAACATACTGGAAGGTTTTTCCATAAACGGCTTGTAACATTCATGAAAAGGTTGACAGCTACATAGCTAAGGAAGATATGTTCTGTTGACAGTTAAATgttctatatttttttctgatgAAATAGTGGACCTATTCATGCACATATCCTAGCTCATCCTGAAGCCATTCAATTGTGGCGTGAGATTATGGGACCAACAAAATCTTTTGTAACACAATATGAAGCCCCTGACACCATTAGAGGATCATTCGGCCTTACTGATACGAGAAATTGTACTCACGGCTCCGGTAAGATTATTACAATGAGATTTTAGGTGAAGCCGAATATCCTTTCTTAATTTAATGTGAAGATTCTGAAACATCAGCCATGAGAGAgatcaagtttttctttcctcaatTCAACTATGAGGAATGGTTGGAGAAACAGGAGTCCATTTTAAGAAAATGAATATGCAGTATTGTGTACTCCACCTTCACTCAtagcaaaaatttgaagttAGGGTTGTAAGAAAGAATTTGCAGGTAAACAATACATTAGTGGCTGTCAACTATGCAAAATTCATTAACTCATAATTTTATTACCCATCCTTCACTGGACTCGACGACATTATTTACTAGTTTGCGACGCTCCATCATTATTTAGCTATCAAGTCTGACAAATACTTTTGGCTTAGAAAGAACTCGGATTCCTTCTTCAACTTTAATGAGTTGCTTTTCaagatcttctttcttttgccgAATTCTCAAACTATCCTTGCTCAAAGGAAGGCAGTTAAACTCTTCATTTAGTTCCAATTGACCTGgaaatttttttgccaaaaaaaaaataagcaagACATGTATAGCTTAGTAGTAGACAAATTAGTTGGAATTTCAGTCAAATGATTATACTTTTTAGGAGTTTATTTAAAGTTTCAAGTCTTTCGGACTCAGGCATAATTACATGCCCAATTGGACAATCAGGATCAGGcatgtttttcaatttttcttcttccagaTGAGCCCATTCTGCCTTTCGACTTGTAAGGTATCTGGAACCATATTCAGGTTAGAAATAATATGACTTATGAGATGGGATATACTGGGCGCATGCAtttaattcaaattcaaaagcaaaattttttataaacaAATACAGAAATAAAGGCATTGCATCAAAACTGGTGATTATGGTAAACCtagaattaaaacaaaatacataCTTTGGAATAGCTCCTAATTTATGACTTCTTTGGGTTGCTAACTCACTTTGTTGAGAACTTGCAACTtgagttttcattttgattgaaGAGTTTGCAACTCTTGTCAACATATTTAACCTAATTACATCTTTTCGTCCAGTCTAAGAATCAAATTTGTTATGAAATTTTCTCAAAATAATACAGCTTAATATGACTTACTTTTAAGGGTATCACTGCCTGAGTTGAGCAATTTTTTATCAAAGGAACTTCAGGACTTTTAGTGGATTTCAAAGAGCTGGTACTGTAAGATCTAAGCAAGGGCTTTTTAGATGCAGTAACTGTAGCTTTTGTGTTATCCAAGTTTTGTTCAGTACCAAAAGAATACACAGAATCAATAATTGGGGACCAGACAAAAGAGGGAAACGTAAGTGACATTTTAAATAAGGGGCTCTTTCCTAAGGGTTTTTCTCTCCTAATCTCGGCTAAAACCCGCTTTATCCttgaatgtctttcttttatcgcCACAGAAAATTTTGGAATTGGAGCATTATGTAACGTATCcattacaaaaaaagtaaAGGTAATATCGGTCCCCGGTAAATTTGTAATTTCTGTCAAGtcctacttaatggttaaggcctgtaaatTTGAACACTTGCGTTACCTAGCAACAAACAATCAGGGGCATCCGTAAAACCACAGACTaatgtcgatttcggatggctgcactcgGTGCAGCAGCCAGTGCACTCTGGCTCGGAGCGAGAAGGGTCATGTATAGGGCTCAGCCCCGATTACCTGAACCCCAaaaaaccgcaccgacctacccgaaaaatggccGATCGGTTGCGACACGGGTAGGTACTTTTCAAGCGGTTCGGTTCGATGCGATGAACCCGTAGTAATCGGGTACAAACCGCCGCCATCTTGCAAAATGAGGCTAAAAGGGTTGGAAATTCTAAAGTTGGAGCCTGATTGGCTGATTCAAGTAGACGCGTTTAGACGCTAAGTGGAGTGAGTGCTGATCGTTGGCGTTAGGCAACAGCATCAAAAGTTttcctctctcttttcttttcaagaaaGTCAAATGGAAGTAAAACCACTTGAAATACTATTATCTAATACCAATATAATACTACTATGTATTACTAATTATCACACGCAATCCTTTTTGAAAGACATGTTCTTGGTTTGTTTTCGTAACAAATGTCAAATAATTGCATGTGTCAtgaaattatttaattttaatatatAATTTATTAATATTCTTTCTTTACGAGGTCAAAAGCCTTGAGGAGGCGTTTCATGGTTTGGCTCTTGTAGTCTTGCGGTGTAATAGGATCGGAGGAGGTTGGCTGTAGCCATCGGTCGATAGGCATGACTGCGTCCCGCCCATGAATCAGGAAATACGGTGATTCGTGCGTCGAAGAGTTGATCGAATGTCGATAAGCGAATGCTACGTGTCCCAACATGTCTTCCCAGTCTTCGTATCCTTCGGAGATGTACTTTCTTAGCATTTCTACGACGGTTTTATTGAAACGTTCGGTTAATCCAttggtttgtggatgatatgcGGTGGTGGTGCAGTGTTTGATGCGGAGAGCCTTGCAAAGTTCGTTGAATAGCTCCGATGTAAAATTCGTGCCACGGTCTGAGATGACTTTGTCCACTAGGGCCTTACATGTTGTTACTGCGGTTTGGTTTGGAAGCGCCACGTCCTCCACCCATTTGGTTAAGTAATCTGTTATCACAAGTATGTGGTTATTTCCTTCGAAGGATGTGGGGTTAATAGGACCCAAGAAATCTAGTCCTAATGTTCCGAATGGGGCTTGGGCGGGTTGGAGCGAATGTAGCAGCGCTCTGTTGTCTGATCGTCGATGTCGAGCGCACGTTTCACATTTCTGGCAGTATTCTTTAACGTCTTCGAGCATGCTTGGCCAATAATACTTGTCACGTAACCTCTGACAGGTTCTTCGGTAAGCGAGGTGGCCAGAAAGCGGTGAGTCGTGATATTCTTCCACTAGCGCCTGTCGTAAGGATGCTGGTACCACCACTTGTTTCTGCACAAATTGTCGCCTCTTTTCGGAGTGAGGCGTGTACAACCTGCATAATATGCCATCCTCGACGGTAAATA
Proteins encoded in this region:
- the LOC123471029 gene encoding nucleoside diphosphate kinase 6-like is translated as MKNILKLTLAIIKPDVVKVPFTLQQIHSKILTAGFYIVQSRTVNLSCQQVENFYTEHTGRFFHKRLVTFMKSGPIHAHILAHPEAIQLWREIMGPTKSFVTQYEAPDTIRGSFGLTDTRNCTHGSDSETSAMREIKFFFPQFNYEEWLEKQESILRK
- the LOC116922261 gene encoding enkurin domain-containing protein 1 gives rise to the protein MDTLHNAPIPKFSVAIKERHSRIKRVLAEIRREKPLGKSPLFKMSLTFPSFVWSPIIDSVYSFGTEQNLDNTKATVTASKKPLLRSYSTSSLKSTKSPEVPLIKNCSTQAVIPLKTGRKDVIRLNMLTRVANSSIKMKTQVASSQQSELATQRSHKLGAIPKYLTSRKAEWAHLEEEKLKNMPDPDCPIGHVIMPESERLETLNKLLKSQLELNEEFNCLPLSKDSLRIRQKKEDLEKQLIKVEEGIRVLSKPKVFVRLDS